AGTACTGCTCAGAGAAATGTAAGGGGCGGTAGATGAGCAAGCTCCAAGGACTGCGTAAAGCATCTCACTTTGGCCCCACACTCATCGTCACCACCATCGGTTGGATCTTTGCTAATTATTACTGGTGGGAAGGACCTGCCTATGTCATCGCCTTTGGCATCTGCTGCGGACAGTTCGTAGTTGGCTGGAGCAATGATCTCTATGACTACCAAGATGATCTTGCTCATCAGCGCACCAAGAAGCCTCTTGTTGCAGGGCTGATAACACCTGAATACCTACGTAAGTGGATTTATTTCATGACACCTTGTGCATTCCTCATTAATCTCTTTGGACCACTGGGCATCAAAGGTGGCTTGGTCTATATGCTCGGTATTGCTTGTGGCATTGGCTATAACTTCTACTTCAAATTCAATGCAGCATCACCGCTGCCCTATGCAATTGCCTTTGCAGCCCTTCCCTCATCGATAGCAATATCGAAGGAGATCACACCACCTGTGTGGATGTGGCTTGGGGGAGCACTCTTTGGCATGGCAGCTCACTTCATCAATGTGATCAAGGATATGGATCAAGATCAGGCAAGTGGTATCAAAGGATTACCGCAGCGCTTAGGTAAGAAGCGCTCAATACTTGCAGCAGTTACTCTGATTGCACTGGGCGTGGTGGTTCTTTTTCTCTTCTAACTACTCGA
The genomic region above belongs to Candidatus Planktophila dulcis and contains:
- a CDS encoding UbiA family prenyltransferase; this encodes MSKLQGLRKASHFGPTLIVTTIGWIFANYYWWEGPAYVIAFGICCGQFVVGWSNDLYDYQDDLAHQRTKKPLVAGLITPEYLRKWIYFMTPCAFLINLFGPLGIKGGLVYMLGIACGIGYNFYFKFNAASPLPYAIAFAALPSSIAISKEITPPVWMWLGGALFGMAAHFINVIKDMDQDQASGIKGLPQRLGKKRSILAAVTLIALGVVVLFLF